In a single window of the Dreissena polymorpha isolate Duluth1 chromosome 3, UMN_Dpol_1.0, whole genome shotgun sequence genome:
- the LOC127872389 gene encoding uncharacterized protein C14orf119-like: MSYSPTEKEVQCIIHWFQGWSKMQKDDFFKELLDKAIPCHLDSLFTSMQTMNVDDKPPSIFQCQMKLFNQWFDTWSHADRNMFMIKLREVDSQFVNEFERQFSLQISLQSGTE, from the coding sequence ATGTCGTACTCCCCTACTGAGAAAGAAGTACAATGCATTATCCACTGGTTCCAGGGATGGAGTAAAATGCAAAAAGATGACTTTTTTAAGGAACTCCTAGACAAAGCCATACCGTGTCATCTCGATTCTTTATTCACCTCTATGCAGACAATGAACGTTGATGACAAACCTCCCAGTATTTTTCAGTGCCAGATGAAATTGTTCAATCAGTGGTTTGACACATGGTCACATGCTGACAGGAACATGTTCATGATCAAACTTAGGGAGGTGGATTCTCAGTTTGTGAACGAGTTTGAACGACAGTTTTCGTTGCAGATATCGTTACAAAGTGGAACTGAGTGA